AATGGAATATTACGTTTAAGGATTTGGTGCAGGCTTCCCCGAAACACTCAGATACCAGGGAAATATGCAGGAAAATAATAAAGCTGGTAATTTCAAAACCTGAACTTGTAAAGCGTATTAAAGTTAAGAAATATCTTCCTATTGTAGAAATAGAAAAGAATCTAAAAATATCCCGTAAAAAAATCGAAAGACTTCGAAAATATATAATAGCTGCGGTTGTTATAATTACAGGAGATTATCAGTACATAAGAGAATATGTAAGGGATTATATACAGGGGTAAGTCATGATGGGTGATGTTTATGAAAGCTTTAGTGGTAGAAGTTACAAGTAAATACGCAATTGTATTAAAAAGCGATGGTGAATTTGTAAGAATCTCGAGAGTTAAGGATAATAAGGATAAAGAGCTTAAAGTTGGATATGAGATTGACCTTTCTCAGTGGGAGAAAACTAATAGAGATATTAATAAAAATGCATTAGTTACTTCTGTTATGAGAAAGGCAGCATCTATAGCTGCTATATTCTTAGTGGTTTTTTGTTTTAGCTATGGTGTTTACAGTTATTACAAACCATATACCTATATCAGTGTAGACATAAATCCCAGCGTGGAAATTACATCCAATATGTTTGACAGGATTATAAATATTGAAGGTATTAATGAGGACGGTAAAAAAATTGTCTCCCAAAAGGAGTATAAAAATAAAAATATAAGGGATGGTATTGAAGATATAATAGGAAACGCAGTTAAAGCAGGATATATTAAGCCTGATTATGAAAATGTAGTATTGTTAACTATTTCAAGCAGAGATGAAAGAAAATTTGATAAGCTGGAAAAAGATATACAAGAAGTTGTAAGTGAAGAGATTATTGCAACCGGAATTGACACAAGTGTTTATATTGAGAAGGTAGAAATGAATAAGCATGATGATGCAAAAGTAATGGGTATATCGCCGGGAAAATATTTATTACTTGAAAAGTTAAAGGAGAGTGACCCCCAAATTGAATATGAGGATTGGAAAGACGAACCTGTAAAGGAGATAATGAAATCTATTATTGATAAGAGAAAAGAGGAGATATTTAGAAACAAGCTTGAAAAAATGCAGGAAAAGGAAGAGCAGGAAAAGGAAGGGCAGGAAAAGGAAGAGAAGAGCGAGGGGAAAGGGAAGAGAATGGAAGAAGAAACAGTTAAAACAGAAGAGGAAATAAAAGTGGATGTGGATAAGGGCAACGCTAAAGGGAAAGAAGATAAAGATGATGAAAATGATAGGGTTGAAAATGAAAATAACAGTAATAACAATAATGAAAGTAAGAATAAAGAAGATAAAGAGAATAGTGAAATCAAAAATGAGAACATGAACAAATCCGATAAGGAAAATATAAAAAGAGGCAAAGAGGTCAAGGAAGGAAATAATAAAAAAGAGGGGAATAATAAAAATAAAAGTAAATAAAGATAAAGAAACAATAAATAGTTATTTACATTAATATTACAAACTTTACATTAATGTTACATTTTGGAAATACACTGGAAAGTTAGAGGCCAGTTTCGAATAAATATAACAAAAGGGAGAGGAGGCTTTTATCTATGAAAAAAGTAGTAAAAATTTTAAGCGTTGTTTTAGTAATGGCTCTTATTTTAACTTCCGGTGTGACTGTTGCATTCGCAGACAGCTGGAAGAAATCCGGTGAATCTTTTTGTATGAAGGAAATTGAAAAACTAAAGAAAGAGTATAAAAAAAATAAAATTCCCGTTGTAATTAAGTATGGGAAATTTCTTATTCCAACAAGACCTTTAGAAAAAGCACTTGGGGTTGATTTGGAATGGGATGAGGAAGAAAAAATTCTAACTATAGAGAAAGGTAAAACTACTATAGTAATAAACTTGGAAAGCGGAGATATAAAAGTCAATGGTAATAAGGTAGATTTAGGGAAATATGGTTGGACAAATAATAAAGGCAGGTTTGTACCAATAAGTCTTATATCTAAGATATTAAGAGACAGGTTGGGAATAGATGAGGATGACAAAGATGAAGATGAAGACGAGAAGGAAGATGAGGATGAAGATGAGGATGAAGATGAATATAAAACAGAAAAAATTACAATTATTAATGACAATGTAACCGGTACCGGAAAAGGACAGTTCGAATATGTCGGCGACTGGAAATATGGGGAACAATCGGGAGCCTATAACGGGGATAATCATTGGTCTAATACGGAGAATAATTACTTTCTTTTCAGATTTACCGGTAATCAAATCAGGTTATATGGTGCAAAGGCTGATACTCATGGAATAGCAGCCGTGTCTATTGATGGAGGCAGTGAAGTTCTTATTGATTACTATGCAGCGGAAAGAACAGATAATGCGTTACTGTATATCAGTCCGGAGCTTCAAGACGGCGACCATGTTCTTAAAGTTAGGGTAACAGGTGCAAAAAACAGTAACGCAAAGGATTACTATGTAACTGTAGATAGGATAGAAATAGTTGAACTGGTTAAACGGCAGGGAGCTTTAGAAGGTGTTGTTAATAATGCACCGGCTTCTGTAAACTTAAGTCTTCAGGGTAAAATTGATTGGGTCCATTGGGGATTTAATGGAGTTTCAGCAGTTAACAGGAAAGTAACTAATAAAGCTACACCTGACATTAGTAATTATACGAAAATAGGGAATGGAACCCTTTCTTGGGTTTCAAGTAATCCTGTTAAATATTCATGGACTGATGGGGCCCCAACACCCACAGTAATAAATACTACCTCAGCCATTTATATGTCTAATGTGGGAAGTGGTTTTCA
This is a stretch of genomic DNA from Bacillota bacterium. It encodes these proteins:
- a CDS encoding anti-sigma factor domain-containing protein; amino-acid sequence: MKALVVEVTSKYAIVLKSDGEFVRISRVKDNKDKELKVGYEIDLSQWEKTNRDINKNALVTSVMRKAASIAAIFLVVFCFSYGVYSYYKPYTYISVDINPSVEITSNMFDRIINIEGINEDGKKIVSQKEYKNKNIRDGIEDIIGNAVKAGYIKPDYENVVLLTISSRDERKFDKLEKDIQEVVSEEIIATGIDTSVYIEKVEMNKHDDAKVMGISPGKYLLLEKLKESDPQIEYEDWKDEPVKEIMKSIIDKRKEEIFRNKLEKMQEKEEQEKEGQEKEEKSEGKGKRMEEETVKTEEEIKVDVDKGNAKGKEDKDDENDRVENENNSNNNNESKNKEDKENSEIKNENMNKSDKENIKRGKEVKEGNNKKEGNNKNKSK
- a CDS encoding copper amine oxidase N-terminal domain-containing protein — encoded protein: MKKVVKILSVVLVMALILTSGVTVAFADSWKKSGESFCMKEIEKLKKEYKKNKIPVVIKYGKFLIPTRPLEKALGVDLEWDEEEKILTIEKGKTTIVINLESGDIKVNGNKVDLGKYGWTNNKGRFVPISLISKILRDRLGIDEDDKDEDEDEKEDEDEDEDEDEYKTEKITIINDNVTGTGKGQFEYVGDWKYGEQSGAYNGDNHWSNTENNYFLFRFTGNQIRLYGAKADTHGIAAVSIDGGSEVLIDYYAAERTDNALLYISPELQDGDHVLKVRVTGAKNSNAKDYYVTVDRIEIVELVKRQGALEGVVNNAPASVNLSLQGKIDWVHWGFNGVSAVNRKVTNKATPDISNYTKIGNGTLSWVSSNPVKYSWTDGAPTPTVINTTSAIYMSNVGSGFQFTVPADTKEKVLKIYVAAWDATGTIEAVLSDGSAAPYTVDIVSDSGITCKVVTIRYKAESVGEKLTIKYTVKSTKGSNINNISLQAATLS